From the genome of Rhodobacteraceae bacterium Araon29, one region includes:
- a CDS encoding 5-formyltetrahydrofolate cyclo-ligase, translating into MSALDAAKAAARKAAFSRRKLAHAADSGTGAGLLSSVLAGYRGVPLAGYMPIRSEIDPRPAMEESSAHGVVGVPVIEAAGAPLKFSNWEPGCQMKEGPFGAKVPAMDAFFEPEVVIVPLVAFDRRGGRLGYGGGFYDRTLELLRSRRATLAIGFAYAAQVAEVLPLEPTDQPLDMIVTETEIIELSGRKS; encoded by the coding sequence TTGAGCGCGCTTGATGCGGCGAAAGCAGCGGCGCGTAAGGCGGCGTTTTCACGCCGGAAATTGGCGCACGCAGCCGATAGCGGAACCGGCGCAGGGCTGTTATCATCGGTTCTTGCGGGGTATCGCGGGGTGCCTTTGGCCGGCTATATGCCAATTCGCAGTGAAATTGACCCACGCCCGGCGATGGAAGAGTCCAGTGCGCATGGCGTCGTTGGGGTGCCGGTGATCGAGGCGGCGGGCGCACCGCTGAAATTTTCCAACTGGGAACCCGGCTGCCAGATGAAAGAGGGTCCCTTTGGTGCAAAAGTACCTGCAATGGATGCGTTTTTCGAACCTGAAGTGGTGATCGTGCCCTTGGTTGCATTTGATCGGCGCGGTGGCCGTTTAGGTTATGGCGGCGGCTTTTATGACCGAACGCTTGAGCTGTTGCGCAGCAGGCGCGCGACACTGGCAATCGGCTTTGCCTACGCGGCTCAAGTGGCTGAGGTATTGCCGTTAGAGCCCACTGATCAGCCTTTGGATATGATCGTAACTGAAACGGAGATTATTGAACTCTCGGGAAGGAAATCATGA
- a CDS encoding TIGR00282 family metallophosphoesterase — MRILFLGDVMGRAGRTAVSEHLGRLRAELKLDIVIVNGENATSGSGLSPDHAKVLLQAGADCITLGDHAFDQKDMLSFIEQEPRIIRPLNFAKSAPGRGVYIASDARGRRVLVTQVLGQVFMKRPFDDPFSALDEVLRRHPLGGQIQASIVDIHCEATSEKMAVGHFCDGKVSAVVGTHTHVPTADAMILPSGSAYQSDAGMCGDYNSVIGMDKAEPLRRFITGMSKARFTPAAGEATLCGLYVETDDATGLAQNVNMIRVGGRLAQSTP, encoded by the coding sequence ATGAGAATATTGTTTTTGGGTGATGTGATGGGCCGTGCGGGACGCACGGCAGTCAGCGAGCATCTCGGCCGTCTACGCGCCGAGCTCAAGCTTGATATTGTCATAGTGAACGGTGAAAATGCCACCAGTGGATCGGGGCTCAGCCCAGATCATGCCAAAGTGCTTTTGCAAGCGGGCGCTGATTGTATCACCCTTGGTGATCATGCCTTTGATCAAAAGGATATGCTGAGCTTTATTGAACAAGAGCCACGGATTATAAGGCCGCTCAATTTTGCCAAATCGGCGCCTGGGCGGGGTGTCTACATCGCCTCTGATGCCCGCGGCCGCCGGGTTTTGGTCACGCAGGTCTTGGGGCAGGTCTTTATGAAACGCCCGTTTGATGACCCCTTCAGTGCGCTGGATGAGGTGTTGCGCCGCCATCCGCTTGGCGGGCAAATTCAAGCCAGCATTGTTGATATTCATTGTGAGGCAACTTCGGAAAAAATGGCCGTCGGGCATTTTTGCGATGGCAAGGTGAGTGCCGTGGTGGGAACGCATACTCATGTGCCAACAGCTGACGCAATGATTTTGCCCTCTGGTAGCGCATATCAAAGTGATGCTGGCATGTGTGGTGACTACAATAGTGTCATCGGCATGGACAAAGCCGAGCCGCTGCGCCGGTTTATCACGGGAATGTCCAAGGCCCGCTTCACACCAGCGGCAGGCGAAGCAACACTTTGTGGGCTTTATGTGGAAACGGATGACGCCACGGGTCTGGCGCAGAACGTCAATATGATCCGCGTTGGTGGCCGATTGGCCCAAAGCACCCCGTGA
- a CDS encoding SLC13 family permease, with the protein MFVLFFRETYPTEVVAIAGVSVLLISGVLPYDRALEVLSNPAPWTIAAMFIVMGALVRTGALDALTSLAEAQAKHHPRRAIGLMIGFVALASAVVSNTPVVVVMIPVFVQLARSLDISASKLLIPLSYAAILGGTLTLIGTSTNLLVDGVARAEGLAGFTIFEVTPLGVILVIWGMIYLRFIAPLLLPHRDSMANLLSDKTQMKFFTEVVIPPDSTLIDRDVMGVELFKRDGVRLVDVIRGDASLRRNLQGVSLKVGDRVVLRTQIAELLSLQRDKNLKRVDQVSAVETTTVEALITPGCKMVGRSLGQMRLRRRFGVYPLAVHRRNQSIGRQLDDLVVQVGDTLLLEGASEDIQRLAQEMGLVDVSRPAARAYRRSHAPVAVGALLGVVGLAALGVAPIFLLTVLAVAAVLLLRAIDADEAFSFVDGRLLTLIFAMLAVGAALQASGAVELIVNMLVPMLSQMPPILMIWMLYLITSVLTELVSNNAVAVVVTPIAIALAQALGVDPRPFVVAVMVAASASFATPIGYQTNMMVYGPGGYRFTDFMRVGIPLNLSIGLISSVMIPLIWPL; encoded by the coding sequence ATGTTTGTTCTGTTTTTCCGTGAAACTTATCCAACCGAAGTGGTGGCAATCGCAGGCGTTTCCGTATTGCTGATCAGCGGTGTGTTGCCATATGATCGTGCCCTCGAAGTGCTGTCTAACCCGGCGCCTTGGACAATCGCTGCAATGTTTATCGTGATGGGGGCTTTGGTGCGCACCGGTGCGCTGGATGCGCTCACTTCGCTGGCTGAAGCACAGGCCAAGCACCACCCCCGGCGCGCCATAGGGCTTATGATTGGGTTCGTTGCTTTGGCCTCGGCTGTTGTGTCAAATACGCCCGTGGTTGTTGTGATGATCCCAGTTTTTGTTCAATTGGCGCGCAGCTTGGATATTTCGGCAAGCAAACTGCTGATCCCTTTATCTTATGCAGCCATTCTTGGTGGTACGCTGACATTAATTGGCACCTCTACAAACCTATTGGTGGACGGGGTGGCGCGGGCAGAGGGATTGGCCGGTTTTACCATATTCGAGGTGACCCCCTTGGGAGTGATCTTGGTGATTTGGGGAATGATCTATTTGCGGTTTATCGCGCCTTTATTGCTTCCTCATCGGGATAGTATGGCCAATTTGCTTTCTGATAAAACCCAAATGAAGTTTTTCACTGAGGTCGTGATTCCCCCTGATTCAACCCTGATAGACCGCGACGTGATGGGGGTTGAGCTTTTCAAACGGGATGGCGTGCGGTTGGTTGACGTTATCCGGGGGGACGCCTCTTTGCGCCGTAATTTACAAGGGGTAAGTCTTAAGGTGGGTGATCGGGTGGTGCTGCGCACCCAAATTGCTGAATTACTCAGCCTGCAGCGAGATAAAAACCTCAAACGTGTGGATCAGGTGTCGGCGGTTGAAACAACGACCGTTGAGGCGCTGATCACGCCGGGTTGCAAAATGGTTGGACGGTCGCTGGGCCAAATGCGGCTAAGGCGCCGCTTTGGTGTCTATCCGCTTGCAGTGCACCGGCGCAACCAAAGCATTGGCAGACAGCTTGATGATTTGGTGGTGCAGGTTGGGGATACTTTACTGCTGGAAGGTGCCAGCGAAGATATCCAAAGACTGGCCCAAGAGATGGGGCTCGTTGATGTATCCCGGCCTGCCGCCCGGGCCTACCGGCGCAGTCACGCGCCGGTGGCGGTCGGGGCACTTTTGGGTGTTGTTGGATTGGCCGCACTAGGAGTGGCGCCAATATTCTTGCTAACTGTTTTGGCCGTGGCCGCGGTATTGCTTTTGCGTGCAATTGATGCAGATGAGGCTTTCTCATTTGTCGATGGCCGGCTACTTACACTGATTTTTGCGATGTTAGCAGTCGGTGCGGCCTTACAAGCCTCTGGCGCGGTCGAATTAATCGTTAATATGCTCGTGCCAATGCTGTCGCAAATGCCCCCAATTCTAATGATCTGGATGTTGTACTTAATCACCTCGGTGCTAACCGAATTGGTGTCCAACAATGCTGTGGCAGTGGTCGTAACCCCCATAGCGATTGCGCTGGCTCAGGCCTTGGGGGTTGATCCTAGGCCGTTCGTCGTGGCTGTTATGGTCGCGGCCTCGGCATCTTTTGCCACTCCGATCGGATATCAGACCAATATGATGGTCTATGGGCCTGGGGGCTATCGGTTCACAGACTTTATGCGTGTTGGCATTCCCTTAAACCTTAGCATCGGCTTGATTTCTTCAGTGATGATCCCGCTGATCTGGCCGCTCTGA
- a CDS encoding LysE family transporter, with translation MQALFSGFGLGLSLILAIGAQNAFVLRAGLLKRYVFIVCLTCSLSDALLIYIGVNGLGRFVQSMPVIIDVMRYGGAIFLVLYGAKSLYSAWRGGTGLKAAGEFSTLRAAALTCLALTWLNPHVYLDTVILLGSIAVQSPQPGVFGIGAILASFVFFFTLGYGAQLLAPFFARPRAWQVLDIGIAAVMFSIAFGLILSQ, from the coding sequence ATGCAGGCTTTGTTTTCAGGTTTCGGTCTGGGCTTATCATTAATTTTAGCGATTGGGGCGCAAAACGCCTTTGTCCTGCGCGCCGGGCTTTTGAAACGGTATGTTTTCATTGTTTGCCTGACCTGTTCTCTTTCTGATGCTTTGCTGATTTATATTGGGGTCAACGGGTTGGGTCGGTTTGTCCAATCTATGCCCGTTATAATCGACGTGATGCGGTATGGTGGGGCTATATTTTTGGTCTTGTATGGTGCAAAAAGCCTCTATTCCGCTTGGCGCGGCGGAACGGGCCTAAAGGCCGCCGGTGAGTTTAGCACCCTAAGGGCTGCGGCGCTGACCTGTTTGGCACTGACTTGGCTGAACCCGCATGTCTATCTTGATACGGTTATTTTACTGGGCTCTATTGCAGTGCAATCACCGCAACCAGGGGTCTTTGGCATCGGCGCTATCCTGGCAAGTTTTGTTTTTTTCTTTACGCTGGGCTACGGCGCGCAGCTGCTCGCACCTTTTTTTGCAAGGCCGCGCGCCTGGCAGGTTTTGGATATTGGGATTGCAGCTGTGATGTTTAGCATCGCATTTGGTTTAATTTTGTCGCAATAA
- the betI gene encoding transcriptional regulator BetI, with translation MQRVKIRDIRNAEFIEATLQAVHKHGLGAVTMSEIAQETGATAASINYYFGSKERLMEATMRHLLGLLRAAVVRNLNAASSPLDRLYATLDANFDDQLFTAEKCSVWVQFWAAAPYAPALARLQRLNRARVASHLRHDLRPLMDRDQAATIRQTLQSYMDGVWLNTAQNALAANPALARRDARAVLDLLLASDQSPRG, from the coding sequence ATGCAACGCGTCAAAATAAGAGATATCCGCAATGCCGAGTTTATCGAAGCCACTTTGCAAGCGGTGCATAAACACGGGCTTGGTGCGGTCACAATGAGTGAAATTGCTCAGGAAACCGGCGCGACTGCGGCCAGCATCAATTATTATTTTGGCTCTAAGGAGCGATTGATGGAAGCCACCATGCGACATCTTCTGGGGCTTTTGCGTGCAGCAGTGGTGCGAAATTTAAACGCTGCAAGCAGCCCATTGGACCGGCTCTATGCCACTTTGGACGCGAACTTTGATGATCAGTTGTTTACGGCAGAAAAATGCAGCGTTTGGGTGCAATTTTGGGCTGCTGCGCCCTATGCGCCAGCATTGGCAAGGTTACAGCGGCTCAACCGGGCGCGCGTGGCCAGCCATTTGCGGCATGATCTTAGGCCATTAATGGATAGGGATCAGGCCGCGACGATCCGGCAGACATTGCAATCTTATATGGACGGTGTCTGGCTCAATACCGCCCAAAATGCTCTGGCGGCAAATCCGGCGTTGGCCCGCCGTGATGCTCGCGCCGTGCTTGATTTGTTGCTCGCATCGGATCAATCGCCGCGCGGATAA
- a CDS encoding EamA family transporter — protein sequence MTFSGLLFVGVTALVKYLGTGVPAAEAAFLRYALGLVLLLPMIPEFRRSWQRGAITKPLMWVFVGRGAAHSIGVTLWFFAMARIPIADVTAMSYLTPVCVMFGAAVFLREKLALDRMVAVMVALVGVVIILRPGFREVGAGHLTMLANAFFFSCSYLLAKRASDQVSASVVVVMLSLVTTLGLAPLAWSVWVPPSIFDVSILFVVAGLATLGHYAMTRALAAAPVNVTQPINFLQLIWSVLLGALVFAEGVDIWVIAGGTIILTSISILSWRETAGQRRRLTPAPPSTTSEGPK from the coding sequence ATGACTTTCAGTGGACTACTGTTTGTCGGTGTTACCGCTTTGGTAAAATATCTTGGCACAGGGGTTCCCGCTGCTGAAGCGGCCTTTTTACGCTATGCGCTCGGCTTGGTGCTCTTGTTGCCGATGATTCCTGAATTTCGACGCAGCTGGCAGCGCGGCGCCATAACCAAACCATTGATGTGGGTATTTGTTGGGCGCGGGGCTGCGCATTCTATTGGTGTGACATTGTGGTTTTTCGCCATGGCGCGAATACCGATCGCAGATGTCACCGCCATGAGCTATTTGACACCAGTCTGTGTGATGTTTGGCGCAGCGGTGTTTTTGCGCGAAAAACTGGCCCTTGATCGCATGGTGGCCGTGATGGTGGCTTTGGTTGGGGTGGTTATTATTCTTAGACCGGGATTTCGCGAGGTCGGCGCAGGTCACTTGACCATGCTGGCCAATGCGTTTTTCTTTTCGTGCTCTTATCTGCTTGCAAAGCGGGCCAGTGACCAAGTCTCGGCCTCGGTGGTGGTGGTGATGCTGTCGCTTGTCACAACATTGGGATTGGCGCCCTTGGCTTGGTCGGTTTGGGTGCCGCCAAGTATTTTTGATGTTTCGATCCTGTTTGTGGTCGCAGGCTTAGCCACTTTGGGCCATTATGCAATGACGCGTGCCTTGGCTGCCGCTCCTGTGAATGTCACCCAGCCGATTAATTTTTTGCAACTGATATGGTCTGTGCTTTTGGGCGCATTGGTTTTTGCAGAGGGCGTAGATATTTGGGTAATTGCAGGCGGAACTATTATTTTGACGTCGATTAGCATTCTCAGTTGGCGTGAAACGGCTGGTCAGCGCCGACGACTTACCCCAGCCCCTCCTTCAACCACCTCAGAAGGCCCAAAATGA
- a CDS encoding EamA family transporter, translated as MTLARVWPFLVLLAMGAGWGMTIPLTKIAVSTGYQHFGLIFWQLAICSVLLGVVQTLRGRWPKVTPANLRLFLIIALVGTILPNSASYTAAIYLPGGVLSILISTVPMFAFPIALMMGNDRFQLRRLGGLVLGFIGVLILIGPEARLSESATIGFILLGLVAPLFYGFEGNYVAKYGTQGLDPVETLLGACILGIILIFPTTLASGQWIDLRLPWSAPDYALFVSSLLHVFVYTTYVWLVGRVGSVFASQVSYAVTLFAVFWSIILLGERPGLWFWGALLIMLLGMFLVAPRRQTASID; from the coding sequence GTGACTCTCGCCCGAGTATGGCCGTTCTTAGTATTGCTGGCTATGGGTGCCGGCTGGGGCATGACCATTCCTTTAACGAAGATTGCTGTCTCAACCGGTTATCAACATTTTGGTTTGATATTTTGGCAATTGGCAATCTGTTCTGTCCTCTTGGGCGTTGTACAAACGCTGCGAGGTAGATGGCCTAAAGTCACTCCGGCAAACCTAAGGCTTTTTCTGATAATTGCCCTCGTAGGAACAATTCTGCCGAATTCTGCGTCTTATACCGCCGCAATCTATTTGCCCGGTGGCGTATTGAGTATTTTGATTTCAACAGTACCAATGTTTGCTTTTCCCATTGCCCTGATGATGGGGAACGATCGTTTTCAACTCCGGCGGTTAGGGGGGTTGGTCTTAGGGTTTATCGGCGTTTTGATTCTCATCGGACCTGAGGCGCGGCTATCGGAAAGCGCCACTATCGGCTTTATCCTTTTGGGATTGGTGGCACCACTTTTTTACGGCTTTGAGGGAAATTATGTGGCGAAATATGGCACCCAAGGGCTTGATCCTGTGGAGACCTTGCTCGGCGCCTGTATTTTAGGGATAATTTTAATCTTCCCTACAACCCTTGCTAGCGGACAATGGATAGACCTCAGGCTGCCTTGGTCGGCGCCTGATTATGCGCTCTTTGTATCCTCACTGCTGCATGTATTTGTCTATACCACCTATGTTTGGCTGGTTGGCCGCGTAGGATCGGTTTTTGCGTCGCAAGTGAGCTATGCTGTTACGTTATTTGCGGTTTTCTGGTCCATCATCCTTTTGGGTGAGCGCCCGGGCCTTTGGTTCTGGGGCGCTTTGCTAATCATGCTTTTAGGTATGTTTTTGGTTGCGCCCCGGCGGCAAACTGCGAGTATAGACTAA
- the mgtE gene encoding magnesium transporter: MAPDHDANGAAYVLDRRAVSAILYAVEVQDREQLITLIEPLHAADVADLLEQITAYDRRRLIALYDREFDGDILAELDEGLREEVVTLLSPEVLAGAVRELESDEVVDLLEDLETPQQEAILKALDDSDRIAVEQSLTYPEFSAARLMQREVVFAPEHWTVGEAIDHLRNAEELPEQFYHVILVDPKIHPIGNVTLGRLMSSQRDMPLMSIKEETFRTIPAAQDEEDVAYAFNQYHLISAPVVNSDGRLIGVITIDDAMAVLDEEHEEDILRLAGVGDNRLSDTVLETTRQRFPWLAVNLITAVGASLVIAQFEATIAQFVALAVLMPIIASMGGNAGTQSLTIAVRAIATKDLTGSNFLRIIRREALVGLINGAVFAVVMGVIGVIWFGSPQLGYVIALAMVINLLIAGLAGTGVPILLDKLGIDPALASGAFVTTVTDVVGFFAFLGLAALVLF; encoded by the coding sequence ATGGCGCCAGATCATGATGCAAATGGGGCTGCCTATGTGCTTGACCGCCGCGCTGTTTCAGCCATCCTTTATGCGGTTGAAGTGCAGGACCGAGAGCAACTGATCACATTGATTGAACCGTTGCACGCCGCTGATGTGGCCGATCTTTTAGAACAAATCACAGCTTATGACCGCCGCCGGCTTATTGCGCTTTATGACCGCGAATTTGATGGTGACATTCTGGCCGAGCTTGACGAAGGGCTACGCGAAGAGGTTGTCACGCTTCTGTCACCCGAAGTGCTAGCAGGTGCGGTGCGAGAGCTGGAAAGCGATGAGGTTGTCGATCTTTTAGAAGATTTGGAAACACCTCAGCAAGAGGCAATCCTCAAGGCTCTAGATGACAGTGACCGTATCGCTGTTGAGCAATCTCTCACCTATCCGGAATTTTCTGCCGCCCGTTTGATGCAGCGCGAAGTGGTATTCGCACCGGAGCATTGGACCGTTGGTGAAGCCATTGACCACCTTCGAAACGCAGAGGAACTGCCCGAGCAATTCTATCATGTAATCCTTGTGGATCCCAAAATACATCCAATCGGCAATGTCACACTTGGCCGGTTGATGTCGTCGCAGCGCGACATGCCGCTTATGTCCATTAAAGAAGAAACCTTTCGCACCATACCGGCCGCGCAAGATGAAGAAGATGTGGCCTATGCGTTTAATCAATACCATTTAATTTCTGCACCCGTGGTAAATTCCGATGGGCGGCTCATCGGTGTTATAACCATTGATGACGCGATGGCCGTGCTTGATGAAGAACACGAAGAAGATATCCTTAGGCTTGCTGGGGTCGGTGATAACAGGCTGAGCGACACGGTGCTTGAAACCACGCGCCAGCGGTTTCCATGGCTGGCGGTAAATTTGATCACGGCAGTGGGTGCTTCGTTGGTCATTGCCCAGTTCGAAGCAACGATAGCGCAGTTTGTTGCGCTGGCGGTCCTGATGCCAATCATTGCCTCGATGGGCGGCAATGCTGGCACTCAGAGTCTGACCATTGCAGTGCGCGCTATTGCCACCAAAGACCTTACGGGGTCCAATTTTTTACGTATTATTCGACGCGAAGCCTTGGTTGGTTTGATCAACGGGGCAGTGTTTGCCGTGGTGATGGGGGTCATCGGTGTGATCTGGTTCGGATCCCCGCAATTGGGGTATGTGATCGCCTTGGCCATGGTGATCAATTTGCTCATCGCCGGGCTTGCCGGAACCGGTGTGCCAATATTGCTTGATAAGCTGGGGATTGATCCAGCGCTGGCATCGGGTGCATTTGTGACCACGGTGACAGATGTGGTCGGCTTTTTTGCCTTTCTCGGGCTTGCAGCCTTGGTGCTGTTTTGA
- a CDS encoding OsmC family peroxiredoxin: MSVLHDYSATITWTGNRGVGTSRYNAYDRSWDLASPGKPVLQCSNDPLLGGNASLYNPEDMLIAALSACHMLWYLHLASDADIIIESYKDSPSAQGETLKNGASRFVSATLKPEISLRAGADFERADQLHHQVHHFCFISRSVNFPVNYAAKYSLV; the protein is encoded by the coding sequence ATGAGCGTTTTGCATGACTATAGTGCCACCATTACGTGGACCGGAAACCGTGGTGTGGGAACATCGCGCTATAACGCCTATGACCGCAGTTGGGATTTGGCCAGCCCCGGAAAGCCAGTGCTCCAATGCTCAAACGATCCGTTATTGGGTGGAAATGCATCTCTCTATAATCCCGAAGATATGCTGATTGCGGCGCTTAGTGCTTGTCATATGCTCTGGTATCTGCATTTGGCCTCGGATGCGGACATCATTATTGAAAGCTATAAAGACTCCCCATCAGCTCAAGGCGAAACCTTGAAAAATGGGGCCAGCCGGTTTGTTTCTGCAACCCTAAAGCCCGAAATTAGCCTGCGCGCTGGCGCAGATTTTGAACGAGCAGACCAACTGCATCATCAGGTACATCATTTTTGCTTCATTTCGCGGTCGGTTAATTTTCCAGTAAATTATGCAGCAAAATATTCGCTTGTTTAA
- a CDS encoding YebC/PmpR family DNA-binding transcriptional regulator: MAGHSKWANIQHRKGRQDAARSKLFSKLSKEITVAAKMGDPDPEKNPRLRLAVKEAKSSSVPKDVIERAIKKSTAGDGDDYEEIRYEGYGPNGVAVIVEAMTDNRNRTASNVRSTFSKNGGNLGETGSVGFMFERKGEVSYGADVGNGDTVMMAAIEAGAEDVESSDDGHIIWCLDTDLNEVSSALEAELGESQSTKLIWKPTTTTELDLEGMQKLMKLIDALEDDDDVQRVTSNFEATDEVMEQL; the protein is encoded by the coding sequence ATGGCCGGTCATTCAAAATGGGCGAATATCCAGCACCGAAAAGGCCGTCAGGATGCGGCGCGCTCTAAGCTATTTTCAAAGCTTTCAAAAGAAATCACCGTAGCGGCCAAAATGGGAGATCCCGATCCGGAAAAAAACCCCCGTCTTAGATTGGCGGTGAAAGAAGCTAAATCAAGTTCGGTGCCCAAAGACGTGATAGAGCGGGCCATCAAAAAATCCACAGCCGGCGATGGCGATGATTATGAAGAAATCCGTTATGAAGGTTATGGCCCGAATGGCGTCGCTGTGATTGTTGAGGCAATGACGGATAACCGTAACCGCACGGCCTCCAACGTGCGGTCTACGTTTTCCAAAAACGGCGGTAATCTGGGCGAAACTGGGTCTGTCGGTTTTATGTTCGAACGCAAAGGTGAAGTCAGCTATGGCGCTGACGTCGGCAACGGGGATACGGTTATGATGGCCGCGATTGAAGCCGGCGCTGAAGATGTTGAAAGCTCTGACGATGGGCATATCATCTGGTGTCTTGATACGGACCTTAATGAAGTGTCGAGCGCGCTTGAAGCTGAGTTGGGCGAGAGCCAGTCAACCAAGCTGATCTGGAAGCCGACCACCACCACCGAACTTGATCTGGAAGGCATGCAAAAGCTTATGAAGCTTATCGATGCCCTGGAAGATGATGATGACGTGCAAAGGGTGACATCTAATTTTGAAGCCACCGACGAGGTCATGGAGCAGCTTTAA
- the betC gene encoding choline-sulfatase, translated as MTRKPNILILMVDQLNGTLFPDGPAEWLHTPNLKRLAERSTRFANAYTASPLCAPGRAAFMSGQLPSKNQVYDNAAEFSSAIPTYAHHLRRAGYHTCLSGKMHFVGPDQLHGFEERLTTDIYPADFGWTPDYRKPGERIDWWYHNMGSVTGAGVAEITNQLEYDDEVAHHATRKLYDLARGTDERPWCLTVSFTHPHDPYVARKKYWDLYADCTHLQPQVAAMPYQDQDAHSQRIFDANDWRSYEITETMVERSRRAYFANISYLDDKIGEILRVLDDTGQSANILFVSDHGDMLGERGLWFKMSFFEGSARVPLMISSSEMTPGVVDAPVSTIDVCPTLCDLAGVHMDEVAPWTTGESLVSLGQGVERHTPVMMEYAAEASYAPMVSLRMGDWKFNRCAIDPDQLFNLETDPNELNNLATTPEHQAVVAQLSAEVDSRWDLDAFDAAVRQSQACCWVVYEALRQGGYYPWDYQPLQQASERFMRNHMDLNQLEEAKRYPRGD; from the coding sequence ATGACCCGCAAACCAAACATACTTATTCTCATGGTCGATCAATTGAACGGTACGCTGTTTCCCGACGGGCCGGCAGAGTGGCTTCACACCCCGAACCTCAAACGACTGGCCGAGCGATCAACGCGGTTTGCAAATGCCTATACAGCCAGCCCACTGTGCGCACCGGGGCGGGCAGCGTTTATGTCCGGTCAATTGCCGTCAAAAAACCAAGTCTATGATAATGCGGCAGAATTTTCCTCTGCTATCCCAACGTATGCCCACCATCTTCGCCGCGCCGGGTATCATACCTGCCTGTCAGGAAAAATGCATTTTGTCGGACCAGATCAATTGCACGGGTTTGAAGAAAGGCTGACAACTGATATTTATCCGGCTGATTTCGGGTGGACCCCAGATTATAGAAAACCTGGCGAGCGTATTGATTGGTGGTACCATAATATGGGCTCGGTGACCGGCGCTGGTGTTGCGGAAATTACCAATCAGCTGGAATATGATGACGAGGTTGCTCATCATGCCACACGTAAGCTTTATGATCTGGCGCGCGGCACTGATGAGCGGCCATGGTGCCTGACCGTGAGCTTTACCCACCCCCATGATCCCTATGTTGCCCGAAAAAAATACTGGGATCTTTATGCCGATTGCACGCATTTGCAGCCGCAAGTGGCTGCCATGCCCTATCAAGACCAAGATGCCCATTCACAGCGTATTTTTGATGCCAATGACTGGCGATCTTACGAGATAACCGAGACCATGGTTGAACGGTCACGGCGGGCCTATTTTGCCAATATAAGCTATCTAGACGATAAAATTGGTGAAATTCTTAGGGTTCTTGATGACACCGGCCAAAGCGCAAACATCCTCTTTGTCTCCGATCACGGAGATATGCTGGGGGAGCGGGGGCTTTGGTTCAAAATGTCATTTTTCGAAGGCTCGGCGCGCGTACCTTTGATGATAAGCAGTTCCGAGATGACCCCAGGTGTGGTTGATGCGCCGGTTTCAACCATCGATGTCTGCCCGACGCTATGCGATCTTGCAGGGGTCCACATGGATGAAGTGGCCCCTTGGACCACTGGCGAAAGTCTTGTTTCGCTGGGCCAAGGCGTTGAACGCCACACCCCGGTGATGATGGAATATGCCGCCGAGGCTTCATACGCGCCAATGGTTTCACTGCGTATGGGAGATTGGAAATTCAATCGCTGTGCGATTGATCCTGACCAATTGTTCAATCTTGAGACAGATCCGAACGAGCTTAATAATCTGGCTACCACGCCAGAGCATCAGGCGGTTGTTGCGCAACTTAGCGCCGAAGTGGATTCGCGCTGGGATCTGGATGCATTCGATGCCGCAGTGCGCCAAAGTCAGGCGTGCTGCTGGGTGGTTTATGAAGCCTTGAGACAAGGTGGGTATTACCCGTGGGATTACCAACCGCTACAACAGGCCTCTGAGCGCTTTATGCGCAATCATATGGATCTCAATCAATTGGAAGAGGCAAAGCGTTATCCGCGCGGCGATTGA